A single region of the Agromyces sp. Leaf222 genome encodes:
- a CDS encoding iron ABC transporter permease, protein MNGSPTVVGPAASQSDLATAASTPVAPGRRRVRRVGSGRAAAVLVACAIALVAIVVASLAFGVRSIDPGVVWQAIIGPDPANADHNVIWQLRVPRTVIGLLAGVALGLAGTLIQGVTRNPIADPGLLGLNSGASLAVVLCIALLGVTSPLGYIWFAFAGAAAAAAIVFSIGRGQPVRLALVGAAVTAFITPLIALVLLRDTETFNQYRFWAVGSLTGRGLDVAAVLWPFILVGAVVAFLLANRLNLIALGDDVANSLGQRVGTTRAVAGIALVLLCGTATALAGPIALVGLVVPHAARRLVGTDYRWIMSTALLLGPVMLLAADVIGRLIVPNAELEAGVVTAFLGAPVLIAIARSRNVAGL, encoded by the coding sequence GTGAACGGGTCGCCCACCGTCGTCGGGCCCGCCGCCTCGCAGTCCGACCTCGCGACGGCGGCCTCGACGCCCGTCGCCCCTGGCCGTCGACGCGTTCGGCGCGTCGGGTCGGGGCGTGCCGCGGCCGTGCTCGTCGCCTGCGCGATCGCACTCGTGGCGATCGTCGTGGCGAGCCTCGCCTTCGGCGTGCGCTCCATCGACCCCGGCGTCGTCTGGCAGGCCATCATCGGGCCGGACCCCGCGAATGCCGACCACAACGTCATCTGGCAGCTGCGCGTGCCGCGCACCGTCATCGGCCTGCTCGCGGGCGTCGCGCTCGGCCTCGCCGGCACGCTCATCCAGGGTGTCACGCGCAACCCGATCGCCGACCCGGGGCTGCTCGGCCTGAACTCCGGCGCCTCCCTCGCCGTCGTGCTCTGCATCGCCCTCCTCGGCGTGACCTCGCCGCTCGGGTACATCTGGTTCGCGTTCGCCGGTGCCGCGGCAGCGGCCGCCATCGTCTTCTCGATCGGGCGGGGGCAACCCGTGCGCCTCGCGCTGGTCGGCGCCGCCGTGACCGCGTTCATCACGCCGCTCATCGCCCTCGTGCTCCTCCGCGACACCGAGACGTTCAACCAGTACCGGTTCTGGGCCGTCGGCTCGCTCACGGGTCGTGGCCTCGACGTCGCGGCCGTCCTCTGGCCGTTCATCCTGGTCGGCGCGGTCGTCGCGTTCCTGCTCGCCAACCGGCTCAACCTGATCGCCCTCGGCGACGACGTCGCGAACTCCCTCGGCCAGCGCGTCGGCACGACCCGCGCCGTCGCGGGCATCGCCCTCGTGCTGCTCTGCGGAACCGCCACGGCGCTCGCCGGGCCGATCGCCCTCGTCGGACTCGTCGTGCCCCACGCCGCGCGCCGCCTCGTCGGCACCGACTACCGATGGATCATGTCGACCGCACTCCTGCTCGGCCCGGTCATGCTGCTCGCCGCCGACGTCATCGGACGCCTCATCGTGCCGAACGCCGAGCTCGAGGCCGGCGTGGTCACGGCGTTCCTCGGCGCCCCCGTGCTCATCGCCATCGCGCGCAGCCGGAACGTGGCGGGCCTGTGA
- a CDS encoding siderophore-interacting protein: MLTSVAEPPRRERPAYRNFRVAVARVERLSPTFVNVTFAGDDLADFGTAGLDQRVKVVLPLAANGFASFPDGEDWYTKWRELPADLRNPFRTYTVRAVRPAQREVDIVFASHGDTGPASAWAARATPGDEIVLIGPDEFGPGRAVGIDWRPGDVDTLLLVGDETATPAICAILESLPADATGAAFLEVPEAGDRLDVRAPRGVEVRWFAREGGHGADAAEGTAAGGTVAEGTAAATEHGALLAPAVRDWVVRHLADLGVARAGADESAAALAAAERADLPDTPLWDVPEGQSLDGACYAWLAGEASVITGLRRFLVREAGLDRRQVAFMGYWRRGRAELE; this comes from the coding sequence ATGCTTACCTCAGTGGCCGAACCCCCTCGGCGTGAGCGACCCGCATACCGCAACTTCCGCGTCGCGGTCGCACGCGTCGAACGCCTCTCGCCGACCTTCGTGAACGTGACGTTCGCCGGCGACGACCTGGCGGACTTCGGCACGGCCGGCCTCGACCAGCGCGTCAAGGTCGTGCTGCCGCTCGCTGCGAACGGCTTCGCGTCCTTCCCCGACGGCGAGGACTGGTACACCAAGTGGCGTGAGCTGCCCGCCGACCTGCGCAACCCGTTCCGCACCTACACGGTGCGCGCGGTGCGCCCGGCGCAGCGCGAGGTCGACATCGTGTTCGCCAGCCACGGCGACACCGGACCCGCCTCGGCATGGGCGGCCCGCGCGACGCCCGGCGACGAGATCGTGCTCATCGGACCCGACGAGTTCGGCCCCGGCCGCGCGGTCGGCATCGACTGGCGCCCCGGCGACGTCGACACCCTGCTGCTCGTCGGCGACGAGACCGCGACCCCGGCGATCTGCGCGATCCTCGAGTCGCTGCCCGCCGATGCCACCGGTGCGGCGTTCCTCGAGGTGCCCGAAGCCGGCGACCGCCTCGACGTTCGCGCGCCCCGCGGTGTCGAGGTGCGGTGGTTCGCCCGCGAGGGCGGCCACGGAGCGGACGCCGCCGAGGGCACCGCCGCCGGGGGCACCGTCGCCGAGGGCACCGCCGCCGCAACGGAGCACGGCGCGCTCCTCGCGCCCGCCGTGCGCGACTGGGTCGTGCGCCACCTCGCCGACCTCGGCGTCGCGCGCGCCGGCGCCGACGAATCCGCCGCGGCGCTCGCCGCCGCCGAACGGGCCGACCTTCCCGACACGCCGCTCTGGGACGTTCCAGAGGGGCAGAGCCTCGACGGCGCCTGCTACGCCTGGCTCGCGGGCGAGGCGTCCGTCATCACCGGCCTCCGCCGGTTCCTCGTGCGCGAGGCCGGGCTCGACCGCCGCCAGGTCGCGTTCATGGGCTACTGGCGCCGCGGGCGCGCCGAACTCGAGTGA
- a CDS encoding amidase, with product MDLHEHTALELHQLLQRGEVSPVELTRHYLERAERLDPQVAAFATLTPERALERAEFVTRNVPKPAPLWGLPLADKDLHRREGVPAAFGSRAFEGFVPDASDELVLAVDAAGAVSLGKTATPEFGLPSYTEALVGRPTRNPWDPTLGAGGSSGGAAAAVASGMLPFAPGSDGGGSIRIPAAVCGLVGIKPSRGRVPSGSGLGGLAGLGVVGAIGRTVADAALLLDGLIAPTGYPAAHAYAVRAPGDDGPYLGEAIRGEGRFQIGVMTETPWDDAYEITIAPQARSALDRAIAVLDGGRHGIEAVPDAPEPGYPDAFRTIWQAGAATIPVDDERLALLEPLTQWLVDRGRALPSRQLAEALAWLSDFERRVITRFASYDAVLTPALALTPPAVGWYDAVDGERNFAQQVQVTPFTSFVNVAGLPAITVPVEVTEAGVPMGVQLIGRPGGEAVLFALAAQLERRLRRAPRHPLVW from the coding sequence GTGGACCTGCACGAGCACACCGCCCTCGAACTGCACCAGCTGCTGCAACGCGGGGAGGTGTCGCCGGTCGAGCTCACCCGCCATTACCTCGAACGCGCCGAGCGCCTCGACCCCCAGGTGGCGGCCTTCGCGACGCTGACCCCCGAGCGCGCGCTCGAGCGCGCCGAGTTCGTCACGCGCAACGTGCCGAAGCCCGCGCCGCTCTGGGGACTGCCGCTCGCCGACAAGGACCTGCACCGCCGAGAGGGCGTGCCGGCCGCGTTCGGCTCGCGGGCGTTCGAGGGCTTCGTGCCGGATGCCTCCGACGAGCTCGTGCTGGCCGTCGACGCCGCCGGTGCGGTCAGCCTCGGCAAGACGGCGACCCCCGAGTTCGGCCTGCCCTCGTACACCGAGGCGCTCGTCGGGCGCCCGACCCGCAATCCGTGGGATCCGACGCTCGGCGCCGGCGGGTCGAGCGGAGGAGCGGCGGCGGCCGTGGCCTCCGGCATGCTGCCGTTCGCGCCCGGCTCCGACGGCGGGGGATCGATCCGGATCCCCGCGGCGGTGTGTGGCCTCGTCGGCATCAAGCCCTCGCGCGGTCGCGTGCCGTCCGGCTCCGGACTCGGCGGGCTCGCCGGCCTCGGCGTCGTGGGGGCGATCGGTCGCACGGTCGCCGACGCCGCGTTGCTCCTCGACGGGCTGATCGCCCCGACGGGGTATCCGGCGGCGCACGCCTACGCGGTTCGAGCGCCCGGCGACGACGGGCCGTACCTCGGCGAGGCGATCCGAGGCGAGGGGCGGTTCCAGATCGGCGTCATGACCGAGACGCCGTGGGACGACGCGTACGAGATCACGATCGCGCCCCAGGCGCGCTCCGCGCTCGATCGGGCCATCGCGGTGCTCGACGGCGGCCGGCACGGCATCGAGGCGGTTCCGGATGCGCCGGAGCCCGGGTATCCCGACGCGTTCCGCACGATCTGGCAGGCGGGGGCCGCGACGATCCCCGTCGACGACGAGCGGCTCGCACTGCTGGAACCGCTCACGCAGTGGCTCGTCGATCGCGGACGTGCGCTGCCGTCCAGGCAGCTCGCCGAGGCGCTCGCGTGGCTGTCGGACTTCGAACGGCGCGTGATCACGAGGTTCGCCTCGTACGACGCTGTGCTCACGCCCGCGCTCGCGCTCACGCCGCCGGCCGTCGGCTGGTACGACGCGGTCGACGGCGAACGCAACTTCGCGCAGCAGGTGCAGGTGACGCCGTTCACGTCGTTCGTCAACGTCGCCGGGCTGCCGGCGATCACGGTGCCCGTCGAGGTCACGGAGGCCGGCGTGCCCATGGGCGTCCAGCTCATCGGGCGTCCCGGCGGCGAGGCGGTGCTGTTCGCGCTCGCGGCGCAGCTCGAGCGTCGGCTGCGGCGTGCGCCGCGGCATCCGCTCGTCTGGTGA
- a CDS encoding GNAT family N-acetyltransferase, translating into MLEEEYQPRRELPRHLRKPPQPEAPFTYELRDAVAADLPAVREIYNYYVANSTVTFDEDAMTLREWKAKFAYLTKLGMPFIVAVAPSGQLLGYALVAPWKPKRAYRFTVENSIYLGPAAAGKGLGRALLGELIDRSKAAGLKEMLAVIADQGADASIALHEKFGFTEIGRMGRVGFKFDRWLGTVLLQRSLK; encoded by the coding sequence ATGCTCGAGGAGGAATACCAGCCGCGCCGGGAACTGCCGCGGCACCTGCGCAAGCCCCCGCAGCCCGAGGCGCCGTTCACGTACGAACTCCGTGACGCCGTGGCGGCCGACCTGCCAGCGGTGCGCGAGATCTACAACTACTACGTCGCCAACTCCACGGTCACCTTCGATGAGGACGCCATGACCCTGAGGGAGTGGAAGGCGAAGTTCGCGTACCTGACCAAGCTCGGCATGCCGTTCATCGTGGCCGTCGCGCCGTCGGGCCAGCTGCTCGGCTACGCGCTGGTCGCCCCGTGGAAGCCGAAGCGCGCCTACCGGTTCACGGTCGAGAACTCGATCTACCTCGGGCCGGCCGCCGCGGGCAAGGGGCTCGGGCGGGCGCTGCTCGGCGAGCTCATCGACCGTTCGAAGGCGGCCGGGCTCAAGGAGATGCTCGCGGTCATCGCCGACCAGGGCGCCGACGCGTCGATCGCGCTGCACGAGAAGTTCGGCTTCACCGAGATCGGCCGCATGGGCCGGGTCGGCTTCAAGTTCGACCGGTGGCTCGGCACGGTGCTGCTGCAGCGCTCGCTCAAGTAG
- a CDS encoding uracil-DNA glycosylase codes for MVKTLDELAEAGLVDAGWAQALAPVALEIAQLGEFLRAETAAGRGYLPAGDRVLRAFATPLDEVRVLIVGQDPYPTPGHPIGLSFAVERDVRPLPRSLGNVYTELAADLGVVPPPHGDLTPWARNGVMLLNRVLTVRPGEAGSHRGRGWERVTDHAIRTLAARDAPLVAILWGRDAQQLRPLLGDTPVIESAHPSPLSARRGFFGSRPFSRADELLSAQGAAAVDWSLD; via the coding sequence GTGGTGAAGACCCTCGACGAGCTCGCCGAGGCGGGGCTCGTCGACGCCGGATGGGCGCAGGCGCTCGCCCCGGTCGCCCTCGAGATCGCGCAGCTCGGCGAGTTCCTCCGCGCCGAGACGGCCGCCGGGCGCGGATACCTTCCCGCCGGTGATCGCGTGCTGCGCGCGTTCGCGACGCCGCTCGACGAGGTGCGCGTGCTCATCGTCGGCCAGGACCCATACCCGACCCCCGGGCATCCGATCGGCCTGTCGTTCGCGGTCGAGCGCGACGTGCGCCCGCTGCCGCGGAGCCTCGGCAACGTCTACACCGAGCTCGCCGCAGACCTCGGCGTCGTGCCCCCGCCCCATGGCGACCTCACCCCGTGGGCGCGCAACGGCGTCATGCTGCTGAACCGCGTGCTCACGGTGCGTCCAGGCGAGGCGGGCTCGCACCGCGGCAGGGGGTGGGAGCGGGTCACCGACCACGCGATCCGCACGCTCGCGGCACGCGACGCCCCGCTCGTCGCGATCCTCTGGGGGCGCGACGCGCAGCAGCTGAGGCCGCTGCTCGGGGACACGCCCGTGATCGAGTCGGCTCACCCGAGTCCGCTCTCGGCCAGGCGGGGATTCTTCGGCTCGAGGCCGTTCAGCCGTGCCGACGAGCTGCTCTCGGCGCAGGGCGCGGCGGCGGTCGACTGGTCGCTCGACTGA
- a CDS encoding Type 1 glutamine amidotransferase-like domain-containing protein, whose translation MSVHLVGGGALSAAQAALYAPFLEEAAAHARAAGRQRPRIAVVSVHPGGAAQAETLVEVLSAAGDFEPHVTAVEGGGLVEPTAIADVDGIAVGGGIVEQVRAGIEPVFGELRRQVASGVPYLGISAGAMIAAEGSLGGGSRIDGVVVSPEDPSEEGAEFEVEGGIGLVDVAVDAHVAQRGNLSRLVAAVESGLIDSALGIDERTALIVGEGGLRVVGSGSVWRVLPADGGVLVSTLGA comes from the coding sequence ATGAGCGTGCATCTCGTCGGCGGCGGCGCGTTGAGCGCCGCGCAGGCCGCGCTGTACGCGCCGTTCCTCGAGGAGGCGGCCGCTCACGCACGTGCCGCCGGCCGGCAGCGACCCCGCATCGCCGTGGTGTCGGTGCATCCGGGCGGTGCCGCGCAGGCCGAGACGCTCGTCGAGGTGCTCTCGGCCGCGGGCGACTTCGAGCCGCACGTGACGGCCGTCGAGGGCGGCGGGCTCGTCGAGCCGACCGCGATCGCCGACGTCGACGGCATCGCCGTCGGCGGGGGCATCGTCGAGCAGGTCCGCGCCGGCATCGAGCCGGTCTTCGGCGAGCTGCGGCGCCAGGTCGCGTCTGGCGTGCCGTACCTCGGCATCTCGGCTGGGGCGATGATCGCCGCAGAGGGGTCGCTCGGCGGCGGATCCCGCATCGACGGCGTGGTCGTCTCGCCAGAGGACCCGTCCGAGGAGGGGGCCGAGTTCGAGGTCGAGGGCGGCATCGGACTCGTCGACGTCGCCGTCGACGCGCACGTCGCGCAACGCGGCAACCTCTCGCGCCTCGTCGCGGCCGTCGAATCCGGACTCATCGACAGCGCGCTCGGCATCGACGAGCGCACCGCGCTCATCGTCGGCGAGGGCGGACTGCGGGTCGTGGGCTCCGGCAGCGTCTGGCGTGTGCTCCCCGCCGACGGCGGTGTGCTCGTCTCGACGCTCGGCGCCTGA
- a CDS encoding phosphoribosyltransferase: MTFDANDAGTADDGIRREILTWDDFAEASRQVAADVLGSGFRPDVVIAIARGGLLFAGAIAYALGTKACGSINVEFYSGVDERLPEPVLHPPMLDAPALSGKRVLLVDDVSDSGRTLAKVVAILGDAGADVRSATLYTKSHTVLEPDFDYRRTDDWIVFPWSALPPVQVPDAAAQAASATGSVA; this comes from the coding sequence ATGACCTTCGATGCGAATGACGCCGGCACGGCCGACGACGGGATCCGCCGCGAGATCCTGACCTGGGACGACTTCGCCGAGGCCTCGCGCCAGGTCGCGGCCGACGTGCTCGGCTCCGGGTTCCGGCCCGACGTGGTCATCGCGATCGCGCGCGGGGGACTGCTGTTCGCCGGTGCGATCGCCTATGCGCTCGGCACCAAGGCCTGCGGCTCGATCAACGTGGAGTTCTACTCGGGCGTCGACGAGCGACTGCCCGAGCCCGTGCTGCACCCGCCGATGCTCGATGCGCCCGCCCTCAGCGGCAAGCGCGTGCTCCTCGTCGACGACGTCTCCGACTCGGGCCGCACGCTGGCCAAGGTCGTCGCCATCCTGGGCGACGCGGGCGCCGACGTGCGCAGCGCGACGCTCTACACGAAGTCGCACACGGTGCTCGAGCCCGACTTCGACTACCGGCGCACCGACGACTGGATCGTGTTCCCGTGGTCGGCGCTGCCGCCGGTGCAGGTGCCGGATGCCGCGGCGCAGGCCGCGAGCGCGACGGGGTCGGTCGCATGA
- a CDS encoding potassium channel family protein, with the protein MAAAPPVHAPRRIAWERRTTMPLVVLGVAFIVAYSVYVLTPSIPRGPDTVLFWTLVLAWLVFVADVTVRIVLTPKGARWAFVRSHPIDVLSALVPVFRAFRVLTLLHAVPYLQRRSGAAVRANIVIYAASYAIVFVYFIALATLQAERYAEGATITTFGDAIWWAIVTIATVGYGDMYPVTTEGRFYAVFLMAGGVVIVGTASATIISYINERVSQVRQHRVHLDPETGLPRPEAEGGFIADAADVELGDGEAGSGEPGR; encoded by the coding sequence ATGGCCGCCGCGCCGCCGGTCCACGCTCCGAGGCGCATCGCCTGGGAGCGTCGCACGACCATGCCGCTGGTCGTGCTCGGCGTCGCGTTCATCGTCGCGTACTCGGTGTACGTGCTCACCCCGTCGATCCCGCGGGGGCCCGACACCGTGCTCTTCTGGACGCTCGTGCTCGCCTGGCTCGTCTTCGTCGCCGATGTCACGGTGCGCATCGTGCTCACGCCGAAGGGCGCTCGCTGGGCGTTCGTCAGGTCGCACCCGATCGACGTGCTGTCGGCCCTCGTGCCCGTGTTCCGTGCGTTCCGGGTGCTCACGCTGCTGCACGCGGTGCCCTACCTGCAGCGCCGGAGCGGCGCCGCGGTGCGCGCGAACATCGTCATCTACGCGGCGAGCTACGCGATCGTCTTCGTGTACTTCATCGCCCTCGCGACCCTGCAGGCCGAGCGGTACGCCGAGGGCGCGACGATCACGACGTTCGGCGATGCGATCTGGTGGGCGATCGTGACGATCGCGACGGTCGGCTACGGCGACATGTACCCGGTCACGACCGAGGGCCGCTTCTACGCCGTCTTCCTGATGGCCGGCGGCGTCGTCATCGTCGGCACCGCGTCGGCGACGATCATCTCCTACATCAACGAGCGCGTGAGCCAGGTGCGCCAGCACCGTGTCCATCTCGACCCCGAGACCGGGCTGCCGAGGCCCGAGGCCGAAGGCGGCTTCATCGCGGATGCCGCGGACGTCGAGCTCGGCGACGGCGAGGCGGGGAGCGGCGAGCCCGGACGGTGA
- a CDS encoding SDR family NAD(P)-dependent oxidoreductase, with translation MSELRVVVTGASSGIGAATVRAFRAAGWDVVGVARREDRLQALAAETGASVFVADLTVQADVEALRDHLEATGGVHALVNNAGGAKGLDSVEGSSTDDWAWMFEVNVLAVKRVISALLPLLRRGAQERGVADILNVTSIAGHTAYVGGGGYNAAKFAAHALTEVLRLELNGEPLRVIEVAPGMVKTDEFALVRFGGDRARADAVYSSVPEPLVAEDIAEVIVDAVTKPRHVDLDLIVVKPVAQSAPHLVAKGPLVVRAED, from the coding sequence ATGAGTGAACTGCGTGTGGTCGTGACGGGTGCGAGTTCGGGCATCGGAGCGGCCACCGTTCGCGCCTTCAGGGCGGCCGGCTGGGACGTCGTCGGCGTCGCCCGCCGAGAGGACCGGCTGCAGGCGCTCGCCGCGGAGACCGGGGCGTCGGTGTTCGTCGCCGACCTCACCGTGCAGGCCGACGTCGAGGCGTTGCGCGACCACCTCGAGGCGACCGGCGGCGTGCACGCCCTCGTGAACAACGCGGGCGGCGCGAAGGGGCTCGACAGCGTCGAGGGCTCCTCGACCGACGACTGGGCGTGGATGTTCGAGGTCAACGTGCTCGCCGTCAAGCGCGTGATCTCGGCGCTGCTGCCGCTGCTGCGCCGTGGTGCGCAGGAGCGCGGCGTCGCCGACATCCTGAACGTGACCTCCATCGCCGGTCACACGGCGTACGTCGGCGGCGGCGGGTACAACGCGGCGAAGTTCGCCGCCCACGCGCTCACCGAGGTGCTGCGGCTCGAGCTCAACGGCGAACCGCTCCGCGTGATCGAGGTGGCGCCGGGCATGGTGAAGACCGACGAGTTCGCCCTCGTGCGCTTCGGCGGCGACCGGGCGAGGGCCGACGCCGTCTACTCGAGCGTGCCCGAGCCGCTCGTGGCCGAGGACATCGCCGAGGTCATCGTCGACGCGGTCACGAAGCCGCGGCACGTCGACCTCGACCTCATCGTGGTGAAGCCCGTCGCGCAGTCCGCGCCGCACCTCGTCGCCAAGGGGCCGCTGGTCGTGCGAGCGGAGGACTGA
- a CDS encoding acyltransferase family protein produces the protein MHRTGPARPQTRRRVPLWDNARWIAITLVVIGHGILPLIAESDSAYSVYLFIYSFHVAVFVTVSGYFAKSGPPNAKALRQIMTDIVFPFFIFETIWSLIKWLLGGEFALDFTTASWTLWFLIALAVWRIVLPYLVLLRYPLIIAILISIGAGYTETIDSTLALSRTLGMLPFFVFGWKLRQWQVTDRWLDLRPAVAWRWRAGAIALLGVVLAFMPATIETLRDLKLRRFMLYDESYQAIGYDEPWSGGIRLVLLLTAMLLTVAFLLLMPRGKHWFTAFGGATMYIYLLHTFVLYPFRETPVLAGDQPFWVLPAMMLFCIGLSIVLALKPVRRVFRPLVQPRARWLFRPEPSTATGTIVLPPLPDER, from the coding sequence ATGCACCGCACCGGCCCGGCTCGACCTCAGACCAGGCGACGCGTGCCGCTCTGGGACAACGCCCGCTGGATCGCGATCACGCTCGTCGTGATCGGACACGGCATCCTGCCGTTGATCGCCGAGTCCGACAGCGCATACAGCGTCTACCTGTTCATCTACTCGTTCCACGTCGCCGTCTTCGTCACGGTCAGCGGGTACTTCGCGAAGTCCGGGCCGCCGAACGCGAAGGCGCTGCGGCAGATCATGACCGACATCGTCTTCCCGTTCTTCATCTTCGAGACGATCTGGAGCCTCATCAAGTGGCTCCTCGGCGGCGAGTTCGCGCTCGACTTCACGACCGCGTCGTGGACCCTCTGGTTCCTCATCGCGCTCGCCGTGTGGCGCATCGTGCTGCCCTACCTCGTGCTGCTGCGATATCCGCTCATCATCGCGATCCTCATCTCCATCGGCGCGGGGTACACCGAGACGATCGACTCGACGCTCGCGCTCTCGCGCACGCTCGGCATGCTGCCCTTCTTCGTGTTCGGCTGGAAGCTGCGGCAGTGGCAGGTGACCGACCGCTGGCTCGACCTCCGACCGGCGGTGGCCTGGCGGTGGCGGGCGGGTGCGATCGCCCTGCTCGGCGTCGTGCTCGCGTTCATGCCCGCGACGATCGAGACCCTGCGCGACCTGAAGCTGCGACGGTTCATGCTGTACGACGAGTCGTACCAGGCGATCGGCTACGACGAGCCGTGGTCGGGCGGCATCCGCCTCGTGCTGCTGCTCACCGCGATGCTGCTCACCGTCGCGTTCCTGCTGCTCATGCCGCGCGGAAAGCACTGGTTCACGGCCTTCGGCGGCGCGACGATGTACATCTACCTGCTGCACACGTTCGTGCTCTATCCGTTCCGCGAGACGCCGGTGCTCGCGGGCGACCAGCCGTTCTGGGTGCTGCCGGCGATGATGCTGTTCTGCATCGGCCTCTCGATCGTGCTCGCGCTGAAACCGGTGCGGCGGGTGTTCCGCCCGCTGGTGCAGCCGCGAGCCCGCTGGCTCTTCCGGCCGGAGCCGTCGACCGCGACGGGCACGATCGTGCTGCCGCCGCTGCCCGACGAGCGCTGA
- a CDS encoding bifunctional o-acetylhomoserine/o-acetylserine sulfhydrylase produces the protein MSERAADWRFETKQVHSGAAPDPVTHARATPIYQTTSYVFDNAQHAQNLFALAEFGNIYTRIMNPTQAVVEERLAALEGGTGALLVASGQAAETFAVLNIAQAGDHIVSSSSIYGGTYNLFKYTLGKLGIETTFVENQDDAEEWRRAVRPNTKLFFAETIGNPKINVLDIELVAGIAHEAGIPLIVDNTIATPYLIRPFEHGADIVVHSATKFLGGHGTVIGGIIVDGGTFEWSKNVDKFPGLTEPDPSYHGASYTAAVGDPLAYIIKARVQLLRDLGASIAPASAWQLIQGIETLSLRIERHVQNTQEIAEWLDNHPDVASVNYSGLPSSPWYAAANKYAPKGVGAVLSFELKGGVDAGRALVDNLDLFSHLANIGDVRSLVIHPASTTHSQLTPEQQLTTGVTPGLVRLSVGIENVEDLKGDLEAGFAAARAATAAARL, from the coding sequence ATGAGCGAACGCGCCGCCGACTGGCGTTTCGAGACCAAGCAGGTGCACTCCGGGGCAGCGCCCGACCCGGTGACGCACGCCCGCGCGACCCCGATCTACCAGACCACGTCCTACGTGTTCGACAACGCCCAGCACGCGCAGAACCTGTTCGCGCTGGCCGAGTTCGGCAACATCTACACGCGCATCATGAACCCGACGCAGGCCGTCGTCGAAGAGCGCCTCGCCGCGCTCGAAGGGGGCACCGGAGCCCTCCTCGTCGCATCGGGCCAGGCGGCCGAGACGTTCGCGGTCCTGAACATCGCGCAGGCGGGCGACCACATCGTCTCGTCGAGCTCGATCTACGGCGGCACCTACAACCTCTTCAAGTACACGCTCGGCAAGCTCGGCATCGAGACCACGTTCGTCGAGAACCAGGACGACGCCGAGGAGTGGCGCCGCGCGGTGCGCCCGAACACGAAGCTCTTCTTCGCCGAGACCATCGGCAACCCGAAGATCAACGTGCTCGACATCGAGCTCGTCGCGGGCATCGCGCACGAGGCGGGCATCCCCCTCATCGTCGACAACACGATCGCGACGCCGTACCTGATCCGCCCGTTCGAGCACGGTGCCGACATCGTGGTGCACTCGGCGACGAAGTTCCTCGGCGGCCACGGCACGGTCATCGGCGGCATCATCGTCGACGGCGGCACCTTCGAGTGGTCGAAGAACGTCGACAAGTTCCCCGGCCTGACCGAGCCCGACCCGTCGTACCACGGCGCCAGCTACACGGCCGCGGTCGGCGACCCCCTCGCGTACATCATCAAGGCGCGCGTGCAGCTGCTGCGCGACCTCGGCGCGTCGATCGCCCCGGCGAGCGCATGGCAGCTGATCCAGGGCATCGAGACGCTCTCGCTGCGCATCGAGCGTCACGTGCAGAACACGCAGGAGATCGCGGAGTGGCTCGACAACCACCCCGACGTCGCGAGCGTCAACTACTCGGGCCTGCCGTCGAGCCCGTGGTACGCGGCCGCCAACAAGTACGCCCCCAAAGGCGTCGGCGCGGTGCTCTCGTTCGAGCTCAAGGGCGGCGTCGACGCCGGCCGTGCGCTCGTCGACAACCTCGACCTGTTCAGCCACCTGGCGAACATCGGCGACGTGCGCTCCCTCGTGATCCACCCGGCGTCCACGACGCACTCGCAGCTCACGCCCGAGCAGCAGCTCACGACGGGCGTCACGCCCGGGCTCGTGCGCCTCTCGGTGGGCATCGAGAACGTCGAGGACCTCAAGGGCGACCTCGAGGCCGGCTTCGCGGCGGCTCGCGCCGCGACGGCGGCCGCGCGCCTCTGA